One Fusarium falciforme chromosome 1, complete sequence genomic window carries:
- a CDS encoding MYND-type zinc finger protein samB, whose product MQDSPPFQVKRHLKGRCLIASRSFAPGDTILTFTPTILIPSLSHAGTVCSHCFKPGEPRSCSRCHAVAYCDASCQSAAWKAIHSKECKVLQKVAAQGRPGLPTPVRAVVQALVKAEVGAALEDLEGNDLCWRGSDKWADMEMMAMGASAFAGLGTTQEAVKKALSLLCKIQTNAFHRYDADLGQVGIFLEPRLAMANHSCIPNATVQFVGRRAILRAERPIKADEEIEISYTDYNYPLSKRKEALAPYFFTCGCPRCGQDLINYQVCAQSPVVDMNRQGLVSDLSKLRKHPAGVDGEKASLGREYSEKLVDLIDSKETPGSLEERRAVLQTWYQKCQGLISENMWAVSPLPQLLTEISILYAEEGNFVYALATACHIATACDPYRHVAPFHPVRIKGLFLVAKLLANTAADTASLGNSPAVAARGGLNQRALQTLQDIDQVSLCQMLLIMVLKSIPVEYVQEWELSISAKQMLDEIKQLPGRGQEQSLISLWEEDPEHDQAQAFFKYAVLKQVDALSDLGLEMLKIDFGR is encoded by the exons ATGCAAGACTCGCCACCCTTTCAGGTCAAGCGCCATCTCAAAGGCCGCTGCCTCATCGCCAGCAGATCATTTGCTCCCGGCGACACGATCCTCACCTTCACGCccaccatcctcatccccTCACTCTCCCATGCGGGTACTGTCTGCAGTCACTGCTTCAAACCGGGTGAGCCCCGAAGCTGCTCGCGATGCCACGCTGTCGCCTACTGTGACGCCTCGTGCCAATCAGCGGCCTGGAAGGCCATCCACTCCAAGGAGTGCAAGGTACTGCAAAAGGTTGCTGCACAGGGCCGGCCAGGTCTTCCGACACCCGTGAGAGCTGTTGTTCAAGCGCTAGTCAAGGCAGAGGTTGGCGCTGCGCTTGAGGATCTGGAGGGGAATGACTTGTGCTGGAGGGGAAGCGACAAGTGGGCGgacatggagatgatggccatggGCGCAAGTGCGTTTGCTGGCCTGGGGACTACCCAAGAGGCTGTCAAAAAGGCCTTGAGTCTTCTATGCAAG ATTCAAACCAATGCGTTTCATAGATACGATGCGGATCTTGGCCAAGTCGGCATCTTTCTAGAACCAAGGCTTGCCATGGCAAACCACTCGTGCATTCCAAATGCCACAGTGCAGTTTGTCGGCAGGAGAGCCATCCTCAGGGCAGAGAGGCCAATCAAGGCCGACGAAGAGATTGAGATCTCTTATACAG ACTACAACTACCCCTTATCCAAGCGAAAGGAAGCGCTTGCTCCCTACTTCTTCACCTGCGGATGCCCTCGCTGCGGGCAAGACCTGATCAACTACCAAGTGTGCGCCCAATCTCCCGTCGTCGACATGAACCGCCAGGGCCTCGTCTCGGATCTCTCAAAGCTGCGTAAGCATCCAGCAGGCGTGGACGGAGAAAAGGCTTCTCTAGGGAGAGAATACAGCGAGAAGCTAGTCGACCTCATCGATTCAAAGGAAACGCCTGGTTCGCTAGAGGAGCGCCGTGCAGTTCTACAAACCTGGTATCAGAAATGCCAGGGGCTGATCTCTGAAAACATGTGGGCGGTATCACCTCTGCCGCAACTCTTGACCGAGATATCGATTCTCTACGCAGAAGAGGGAAACTTTGTGTATGCCTTGGCAACAGCATGCCATATCGCTACGGCTTGCGACCCATATCGACATGTGGCGCCGTTTCACCCGGTCCGTATAAAGGgtctcttcctcgtcgcaaAGCTTCTTGCCAATACGGCAGCCGACACAGCCTCCCTGGGCAACTCACCGGCTGTTGCAGCAAGGGGAGGCCTTAACCAGCGAGCACTGCAGACCCTCCAGGACATCGATCAGGTATCTTTGTGCCAGATGCTTCTCATCATGGTCCTCAAGTCAATCCCAGTAGAGTACGTCCAAGAGTGGGAGCTCTCCATTTCGGCAAAGCAGATGCTGGACGAGATCAAGCAGTTACCGGGGAGAGGCCAAGAGCAGTCTTTGATCAGCCTGTGGGAAGAGGATCCAGAACACGACCAGGCGCAGGCGTTCTTCAAGTATGCTGTGTTGAAGCAAGTTGATGCTCTATCAGACCTTGGATTGGAAATGCTCAAGATTGACTTTGGTCGATGA
- a CDS encoding DNA-mis-repair domain-containing protein: MPISALPPSAASLLGSSSAIADPLSLVKELVDNSIDAGATSVEITITSNTVDKIQVRDNGRGIRLEDYDSLGCRAHTSKLRTFDELDFKGGTTLGFRGEALASANSLATIKVSTRTAQDPVGSLLFLKFGQGGVEKQQPISSPVGTTVQAWKLFENIPVRKRTALKGSRKTLTNIKKLLEGYALALPHLKLSFKVPGDPCQPWLYSPCSLMNTREAITQVFGHALVTQLDEISSGTGTDGPATHLSQEIVLTAFLPSRGSDAKIVKNKGVFISVDSRPISSSTGTGKKIVAIFRAGISRTLASTKDLRSLPNPFMQLSIKCQPGSYDPNVSPLKDEVLFKDESAILDCFRALCDKVYGGKDSVTTGIASGREEQRNVRITRQMQRETSLPQTSVTPRGPGERPTGVNCQGNVQGSSTMNRLDPIEALNDALERVLGFSSNNSQGGNAASPVAAHGSRPLSSARSAHRNEAVDTEEPQTVPAAMRTKAVVNLSRNDSNSSDLGGTEGLIPVQLARRHAASSRRQESPPIRFSEDIGRYFRPKRHEPIEIATDETATLENMQEEHLSNPNTATGRLEIRRPPLMELTESDLNTPREEEEDEEEEEDDESVIELPVAEQNATLLRNMAGQATAPRYAVPSPPVNIPFRPLTRPRPAPNPTLRSEEPSALRTPPSSDPARANHLYRGSPSGSPINQGLARGQRSPRNAARLSTDRFADHGRRRSVLDNGQIGLLSRRQVQHGRHGSQLTGRRNTLTLGHDDADAHPKDVLHGSHTHAEDQEG, encoded by the coding sequence ATGCCAATATCAGCACTACCTCCATCTGCAGCTAGCCTTTTAGGCTCCTCGTCTGCGATCGCAGATCCCCTTTCCctggtcaaggagctcgTGGACAACAGCATTGACGCAGGTGCCACATCTGTCGAAATCACCATCACATCCAACACCGTCGACAAGATCCAGGTCCGGGACAATGGCCGGGGAATACGACTCGAGGACTACGACTCACTGGGCTGCCGAGCTCACACAAGCAAACTCCGAACCTTTGACGAGCTAGATTTCAAGGGCGGCACTACCCTAGGGTTCCGCGGTGAGGCGCTTGCTAGTGCCAACTCTCTGGCAACGATCAAAGTTTCAACTCGAACTGCTCAAGACCCCGTTGGATCGCTCCTGTTCCTAAAGTTTGGGCAGGGTGGAGTTGAAAAGCAGCAGCCCATATCCAGCCCTGTGGGGACGACAGTCCAAGCCTGGAAGCTATTCGAAAACATCCCCGTGCGAAAGCGGACTGCCTTGAAAGGGAGTCGCAAAACACTAACCAACATCAAGAAACTCCTGGAAGGCTACGCATTAGCGCTGCCACATCTGAAACTATCTTTCAAAGTTCCTGGCGATCCTTGCCAACCGTGGTTGTATTCGCCCTGTTCCTTGATGAACACGCGGGAGGCTATTACACAAGTCTTTGGCCATGCACTCGTCACTCAACTCGATGAGATCTCGTCAGGAACAGGTACCGATGGACCAGCGACCCACCTGTCACAAGAGATTGTTCTCACTGCGTTTCTTCCAAGCCGCGGGAGCGATGCTAAGATAGTCAAGAATAAGGGGGTTTTCATTTCGGTGGATTCACGACCCATTTCCTCCTCAACTGGGACAGGGAAGAAGATTGTTGCCATTTTCAGGGCGGGCATCTCGCGGACTTTGGCCTCAACTAAGGATTTGCGGTCTCTTCCCAACCCTTTCATGCAACTGAGCATCAAGTGCCAACCAGGTTCCTACGATCCCAATGTATCACCACTCAAGGACGAGGTGCTTTTCAAGGACGAGTCGGCGATCCTCGATTGCTTCCGGGCCCTTTGCGACAAGGTTTACGGAGGGAAGGATTCTGTGACCACAGGAATTGCTTCTGGGCGAGAGGAGCAACGCAATGTGCGCATCACAAGGCAGATGCAGAGAGAAACCTCGCTACCCCAGACGTCAGTGACCCCACGGGGACCAGGAGAGAGGCCAACTGGTGTCAACTGCCAAGGCAACGTCCAAGGAAGCAGCACGATGAACCGTCTAGATCCTATCGAGGCTCTTAACGATGCACTCGAAAGGGTTCTTGGCTTTAGTTCCAACAACTCGCAGGGTGGTAATGCTGCTTCACCTGTTGCGGCTCACGGTTCTCGGCCACTCAGTTCTGCCCGCTCTGCCCATCGGAACGAGGCTGTTGATACCGAAGAACCACAAACAGTTCCAGCAGCGATGAGAACCAAGGCTGTGGTCAATCTCTCCCGGAACGACAGCAACTCGAGCGACCTAGGTGGTACAGAAGGGTTGATCCCGGTACAACTTGCACGAAGACATGCAGCTTCCTCTCGTCGCCAGGAGTCACCCCCCATCCGCTTTTCTGAAGACATTGGTCGATATTTCCGACCCAAACGTCACGAACCAATAGAGATTGCAACAGATGAAACAGCTACGCTGGAAAACATGCAAGAGGAACATTTGTCGAATCCCAACACAGCCACGGGTCGCCTTGAGATTCGCCGCCCCCCGCTCATGGAGTTGACAGAGTCAGACCTGAATACACcccgggaggaggaggaagacgaagaggaggaagaagatgatgagtcTGTGATTGAGCTCCCTGTCGCCGAGCAAAACGCTACGCTGTTACGCAACATGGCAGGCCAGGCCACAGCCCCACGTTATGCAGTTCCTTCACCTCCGGTAAACATCCCATTCAGACCACTCACGAGACCACGACCAGCACCAAATCCGACGTTGCGTTCGGAGGAGCCTTCTGCCCTTCGGACACCTCCTTCGTCAGATCCTGCGCGTGCCAACCACCTGTATCGTGGTAGTCCATCTGGGAGCCCAATCAATCAAGGCTTGGCTAGAGGCCAAAGGTCACCTCGGAACGCTGCCAGGCTGTCGACTGACAGGTTCGCGGATCACGGAAGGCGTCGGTCAGTCTTGGACAACGGCCAGATTGGCTTGCTGAGCAGGCGTCAAGTGCAACATGGACGGCACGGGAGCCAGTTGACGGGTCGAAGAAACACCTTGACCCTTGGTCACGATGACGCAGATGCACACCCTAAGGACGTGTTGCATGGCAGCCATACTCATGCAGAGGATCAGGAAGGCTAG
- a CDS encoding Exonuclease domain-containing protein translates to MGKKTRRKSNRPIDKTLTAALGAEPDLEPGQQASSAESHDATQQLEKPNDAGDVAPVVEKDTPTQSDGSLKRATPHDADDEDGGWQVVSRANKKLKKIPKPGKNYPTITFSPNARLQSKINISQLRDLVTYIFADGPGPQWIGITHRPAFRKIVAIMIPGLEEAMFKDTVDFATYNDVARGEVSIGTSPDDYYPRVLKKERLPEVLQPFADMFTHLWPVKTPGDDKHGKMHSPMAAFLTTPIPKDKINKKGVKPASEPQGWKNQRTRITEFLCTTDELSDNGYLAHPALLPEGVARDEFVAPEGWVVTKVDKLEDGEVPEDEVQQGSVTAGREVLALDCEMCMTGENEFSLTRISIVNWTGDVVLDELVKPDKPIIDYVTQFSGITEEMLAPVTTTLRDIQEKLLEILHPRTILVGHSLESDTKALQISHPFIVDTSIIFPHPRGPPLKSSLKWLAQKYLSKEIQKGGANGHDSIEDAKTCLDLVKQKCEKGKAWGTSDAQGENLFRRLARAGTAYKAQGGEAGGIEVGKTSAAVDWGDPSKSAGGGATHQLGCRNDEDVTNNVIRAVKGDEDGLEIRGGGVDFVWARMRELEALQGWWNRNRIDNPSSDGGPPQDGSDDASSSSPKSQLEQALGRLTERLGRIYEALPPCTAFMLYSGSGDPREMSRLQKIQTQWRKEYNTPGKKWDELSVKWTDTEEQALKAAARKARAGIGFVSVK, encoded by the coding sequence ATGGGTAAGAAAACGAGGAGAAAGTCCAACCGACCCATCGACAAAACCCTTACCGCCGCCCTAGGAGCCGAACCCGACCTCGAGCCCGGTCAACAGGCATCCTCCGCCGAGTCTCACGATGCGACCCAGCAGTTGGAGAAGCCCAATGATGCCGGAGATGTAGCGCCGGTTGTCGAGAAGGACACTCCGACCCAGAGCGACGGGAGCCTCAAGCGCGCGACGCCCCATGatgccgacgacgaggatggagGGTGGCAGGTTGTTTCGCGAGCaaacaagaagctcaagaagatccCCAAGCCTGGCAAGAACTATCCCACCATTACGTTTTCGCCCAACGCCCGACTCCAGTCCAAGATCAACATATCGCAGCTGCGAGACCTGGTAACATACATCTTCGCCGACGGTCCTGGCCCCCAGTGGATCGGCATCACCCATCGTCCTGCCTTTCGCAAGATCGTTGCCATTATGATACCCGGCCTTGAGGAGGCCATGTTCAAGGATACGGTGGACTTTGCGACGTACAACGACGTCGCAAGAGGAGAAGTTTCCATTGGCACATCACCCGACGACTATTATCCTAGGGTGTTAAAGAAGGAGCGTTTACCAGAGGTGCTGCAGCCATTTGCAGACATGTTCACACACCTATGGCCCGTCAAGACGCCAGGCGACGACAAGCATGGGAAGATGCACTCGCCAATGGCAGCCTTTCTAACAACACCTATtcccaaggacaagatcaacaagaaggGCGTCAAGCCAGCGTCGGAACCCCAAGGGTGGAAAAACCAGAGAACCCGCATCACAGAGTTCCTCTGCACTACTGATGAGCTGAGTGATAACGGCTATCTAGCTCATCCAGCTTTGCTACCAGAGGGCGTCGCCAGGGATGAGTTTGTTGCCCCCGAAGGTTGGGTGGTGACCAAGGTGGACAAGCTGGAGGATGGGGAAGTCCCTGAGGACGAGGTCCAGCAGGGCAGCGTCACGGCGGGCCGAGAAGTCTTGGCTCTCGACTGCGAGATGTGCATGACTGGCGAGAATGAGTTCTCCCTGACGCGCATCAGCATAGTCAACTGGACCGGCGACGTGGTGCTTGATGAGCTGGTCAAGCCCGATAAGCCCATCATTGACTACGTTACCCAGTTCTCTGGCATCACAGAAGAGATGCTCGCACCTGTAACAACTACCTTACGCGATATTCAGGAGAAGCTCCTGGAGATTCTACACCCTCGTACAATCTTGGTCGGCCATTCCTTGGAGTCTGACACCAAGGCCCTCCAGATTTCTCACCCCTTCATCGTCGAcacctccatcatcttcccgCACCCTCGCGGACCCCCTCTCAAGTCCTCCCTCAAGTGGCTTGCGCAAAAATACTTGTCCAAAGAGATTCAAAAGGGCGGCGCCAACGGCCATGACAGCATCGAGGACGCCAAGACCTGTCTCGATCTGGTCAAGCAAAAGTGCGAAAAGGGCAAGGCCTGGGGCACATCGGACGCCCAAGGTGAAAACCTCTTCCGCAGGCTGGCGCGAGCAGGTACCGCATACAAGGCTCAGGGGGGAGAAGCCGGCGGGATAGAGGTTGGCAAGACAAGCGCTGCTGTAGACTGGGGTGACCCGTCCAAGAGCGCCGGAGGCGGTGCGACACATCAACTCGGCTGCAGGAACGACGAGGATGTGACCAACAACGTCATCCGCGCCGTCAAGGGAGACGAAGACGGACTCGAGATCCGCGGTGGAGGCGTCGACTTCGTATGGGCCAGGATGCGTGAGCTCGAGGCCCTCCAAGGCTGGTGGAACCGCAACCGCATCGACAACCCCAGCAGTGATGGTGGTCCACCACAAGATGGAAGCGACGATgcatcatcgtcctcgcccaAGTCCCAGTTGGAGCAAGCCCTCGGGCGCCTCACGGAGCGTCTCGGGCGCATCTACGAGGCCCTCCCCCCTTGTACCGCCTTCATGCTGTACAGCGGCTCGGGTGACCCGCGCGAGATGTCCCGCCTGCAGAAGATACAGACGCAGTGGCGCAAGGAGTACAACACGCCCGGCAAGAAGTGGGACGAGCTGAGCGTCAAGTGGACCGACACCGAGGAGCAGGCCCTCAAGGCGGCAGCTCGCAAGGCCCGGGCCGGCATCGGCTTTGTGAGCGTCAAGTGA
- a CDS encoding Nucleotide exchange factor SIL1 — protein MTPFRVKSLPLALALIFGILTCILAAPTVASKPSPSADVDLICHTDNPQDCYPRVFQPTDEFQIVHDDQELPHGLHVRLNMSTGKKEAKINVPDESDPALEGLPVDQAVLVVDPEQPETPQIPKGAPAYDAVGKIKEPESDYEGKPFFEAMKLLRSGVTDGGKEFDDALAGMEELSHDIYYGLKVTEEPAVLKSLFCIMVDRDVPFTPGVTPRDQQAAAILGSALQNNAAALKEVTKEWPHLMETTCPKTNKPLREGFYSTFIPNDVPSPTNNKILASKVKARVGAINGLIKGDLIREDFLANDGMRRLLELLTVDIKEWAPAHRKVGQLVLDTFLDEDMGAKLGQWPRTARATDAECRVRETQTEEGCWDYHVARIMKANKRDNSHWSRDLNDRLAALRKSGKIPPRVEL, from the coding sequence ATGACACCCTTCAGGGTAAAATCTCTCCCGCTTGCTCTCGCCCTGATATTCGGCATCCTCACTTGCATCCTCGCCGCACCAACAGTCGCCTCAAAACCATCTCCCTCGGCAGATGTCGACCTCATCTGTCACACCGACAACCCCCAGGACTGTTACCCTCGAGTATTCCAACCCACAGATGAATTCCAGATCGTCCACGATGATCAGGAACTCCCCCATGGACTCCATGTTCGTTTGAACATGTCGACTGGGAAGAAGGAAGCCAAGATCAATGTACCCGATGAGAGCGACCCGGCACTGGAAGGTCTACCTGTTGACCAGGCAGTTCTTGTCGTTGACCCAGAGCAACCAGAGACCCCCCAGATCCCCAAAGGCGCCCCAGCGTATGATGCTGTCGGGAAGATTAAGGAGCCAGAGAGTGACTACGAGGGCAAGCCTTTCTTTGAAGCCATGAAACTGTTGAGGAGCGGCGTCACCGACGGCGGCAAGGAATTTGATGATGCCCTCGCGGGAATGGAGGAGCTTTCTCACGACATCTACTACGGCCTCAAGGTCACCGAGGAGCCGGCCGTTCTAAAGTCGCTGTTTTGCATCATGGTTGATCGTGATGTTCCGTTTACACCGGGTGTCACTCCTCGCGACCAACAAGCAGCCGCTATCCTCGGGAGCGCACTGCAAAACAACGCCGCCGCATTGAAGGAGGTTACTAAGGAATGGCCACACCTCATGGAGACGACCTGCCCCAAGACCAACAAGCCCTTGAGGGAAGGCTTCTACTCGACCTTTATCCCCAACGACGTCCCGTCCCCAACCAACAACAAGATCCTGGcgtccaaggtcaaggccagaGTTGGAGCCATCAACGGCCTCATCAAGGGCGACCTGATCCGGGAAGACTTTCTCGCTAACGATGGCATGAGGAGgctcctcgagcttctcacCGTGGACATCAAGGAGTGGGCACCGGCGCATCGCAAGGTCGGCCAGCTGGTCCTCGACACgttcctcgacgaggacatGGGTGCCAAGCTGGGCCAGTGGCCTCGTACGGCCCGGGCCACCGACGCCGAGTGCCGGGTGCGCGAGACGCAGACCGAGGAGGGGTGCTGGGATTACCATGTGGCCAGGATCATGAAGGCGAACAAGCGGGATAATAGCCATTGGAGTCGGGATTTGAATGACCGGCTTGCTGCGTTGCGAAAGAGTGGAAAGATTCCTCCTCGAGTTGAACTATAG